A part of Halobacillus shinanisalinarum genomic DNA contains:
- the rnhC gene encoding ribonuclease HIII has protein sequence MPQVVLRLSKNKLQEMKHFYKQDLKANTPANAAFAAKTINCTITAYQSGKVLFQGTSPEMESKRWGASMPSSSSSSSTKAHRFHPSDSLFSETHIGSDEAGTGDFFGPITVAAAFVKDHQIGQLKAIGVKDSKHLSDKQITHIAKQIVDMNIPYSLLRLNNSKYNTWQEKGWTQGKMKTMLHHKALESLLTKISPEKPAILVDQFSQPSVYQKHLKSEGKTLQKGVYFMTKAESYSTSVAVASIIARSSFVKAMDQIEMDTGLPIPKGASRTVDKAAAKIINVYGEEKLREIAKIHFATLEKARKLT, from the coding sequence ATGCCACAAGTTGTATTAAGATTATCTAAAAATAAACTTCAAGAAATGAAGCATTTTTATAAACAAGATCTAAAAGCAAATACTCCTGCTAATGCAGCCTTTGCAGCGAAAACTATCAATTGTACCATAACTGCCTACCAGTCAGGCAAAGTGCTTTTCCAAGGTACATCTCCTGAAATGGAATCAAAAAGGTGGGGAGCATCCATGCCTTCATCATCCTCCTCAAGTAGCACAAAAGCACATCGCTTTCACCCATCAGATTCGCTATTTTCCGAGACTCATATTGGCTCAGATGAAGCGGGTACAGGTGATTTCTTCGGACCGATTACAGTCGCTGCAGCCTTTGTAAAAGATCATCAAATCGGCCAGCTGAAAGCTATCGGAGTCAAGGATTCTAAGCACTTATCTGACAAGCAAATTACTCATATAGCCAAACAAATCGTTGACATGAACATTCCATACAGTCTCTTGCGTTTAAATAATTCAAAGTATAATACTTGGCAGGAGAAGGGTTGGACACAGGGTAAAATGAAAACAATGCTCCATCACAAAGCATTAGAGAGTTTACTTACAAAAATATCTCCAGAAAAACCAGCTATTTTAGTCGATCAATTCTCACAGCCAAGCGTGTATCAAAAGCATCTGAAATCAGAAGGAAAAACACTTCAGAAAGGCGTTTATTTTATGACGAAAGCAGAAAGCTATTCCACTTCAGTTGCGGTTGCTTCCATTATCGCGAGATCCAGTTTCGTTAAAGCAATGGACCAGATAGAAATGGATACAGGACTCCCCATCCCTAAAGGCGCTTCCCGAACTGTCGACAAAGCAGCAGCCAAGATTATCAATGTGTACGGTGAAGAGAAACTTCGCGAAATTGCAAAGATACACTTTGCTACACTGGAAAAAGCTCGTAAACTAACTTAA
- the pheT gene encoding phenylalanine--tRNA ligase subunit beta, with product MLVSLNWLNQYINIRDYQPEDLAEIITKTGIEVESVEPVAEKVTGVVVGHVVSCEQHPNADKLSLCQIDVGTETLQIVCGAPNIAEGQYVAVAVPGAVLPGNFKIKKTKLRGEESNGMICSMQELGVDEKEVPKEYQDGIYVFPENVTVGDDAISLLNLDDIIIELGLTPNRADCLSMAGVAYEVAAALDREYELAEEDVHPIAEQASDYVTVHVEDGKANPYYGAFIIKDVTVGSAPLWMQNRLTAAGIRPINNVVDITNYVLLEYGQPLHAFDYDRFGSKEIVTRRAKDGETIVTLDEQERTLTSDQLVITNGTKPQAIAGVMGGGESEVNKDTSTILLEAAYFDPAIVRKSSKDHGLRSESSTRFEKGVDPNRVERAGRKACELFEKYAGASVLSGVVSYDELDRSEKKVTIQTGHINDRLGTEITNKEIATILKRLQFNFSESGDNFHVSVPTRRGDVVLFEDMLEEVARIYGYDNLPYTFPYGSSQAGGLSQTQQLKRKMKAYFEGAGLDEAITYSLTSEQRASMLVSGEIAAQAKKPVKLSMPMSEDHSHLRLSILPEMLQSLAYNVARKQSDLAYYEIGTVFISEEEQVTKQPNELLRASGALTGEWVAHPWQQEKKPVDFFVVKGIVEGLAAQLDIPLTFEKNKLDRMHPGRTALIKTNGTVLGFLGQIHPKLQKELGLKDTYVFDINVNELFKLYTKEEAFQVIPKYPAVSRDIALVVDEAVPAGEIEETIQSAGSPLIKAVQVFDVYQGEHLEPGKKSLAYNLVYLNPERTLKDKEVEEAHNNILDAVKQTHRAELRG from the coding sequence ATGCTAGTATCGTTAAATTGGTTAAATCAATACATTAATATTCGTGATTATCAGCCGGAGGATCTTGCTGAAATCATCACGAAAACAGGTATAGAGGTTGAAAGTGTAGAACCTGTTGCCGAGAAAGTGACAGGTGTTGTCGTCGGACATGTAGTTTCGTGTGAACAGCATCCTAACGCAGATAAATTATCGCTATGTCAAATCGATGTCGGCACTGAAACGTTACAGATTGTCTGTGGCGCTCCGAACATTGCAGAAGGGCAGTATGTAGCGGTAGCTGTTCCAGGAGCAGTGCTGCCTGGTAACTTTAAAATTAAGAAAACAAAACTGCGTGGGGAAGAATCGAATGGAATGATCTGTTCTATGCAGGAGCTTGGCGTGGACGAAAAAGAGGTTCCGAAAGAATATCAGGATGGCATTTATGTTTTCCCTGAAAACGTTACAGTTGGTGACGATGCTATTTCTTTATTAAACTTAGATGATATCATTATCGAACTCGGTTTAACACCGAACCGTGCAGACTGTCTCAGTATGGCTGGGGTGGCCTATGAAGTTGCTGCAGCACTTGACAGGGAGTATGAGCTGGCCGAAGAGGATGTTCATCCGATTGCAGAGCAAGCCTCTGATTATGTTACGGTTCATGTTGAGGATGGGAAGGCAAACCCTTATTACGGTGCCTTCATTATTAAAGATGTCACAGTAGGTTCAGCACCATTATGGATGCAAAATCGCCTGACGGCTGCGGGTATTCGTCCGATCAATAACGTTGTCGATATTACGAACTATGTTCTGCTCGAATACGGCCAGCCGCTTCATGCATTTGATTACGATCGTTTTGGGTCAAAAGAGATCGTAACACGCAGAGCGAAAGATGGGGAAACGATCGTTACCTTAGATGAACAAGAACGAACATTAACTAGCGACCAGTTAGTCATTACGAATGGTACGAAGCCACAGGCAATCGCCGGCGTAATGGGCGGCGGAGAATCGGAAGTGAACAAGGACACGTCAACCATTCTTTTAGAAGCAGCTTATTTTGACCCGGCTATTGTGAGGAAATCCTCTAAAGACCATGGGCTTCGGAGTGAATCAAGCACACGTTTTGAAAAAGGCGTCGATCCAAACCGTGTTGAACGTGCTGGGAGAAAAGCATGTGAACTTTTTGAAAAATACGCTGGGGCAAGTGTGCTCTCTGGTGTAGTCAGCTATGATGAGTTAGACCGTTCCGAAAAGAAAGTAACCATTCAGACAGGACACATTAATGATCGGTTAGGAACAGAGATTACAAATAAGGAAATTGCTACTATCCTTAAACGATTGCAGTTTAACTTTAGTGAGTCAGGAGACAACTTTCACGTATCTGTTCCCACCCGTAGAGGGGACGTAGTCCTTTTTGAAGATATGCTTGAAGAGGTCGCACGAATTTACGGTTACGATAACCTTCCATATACTTTCCCATATGGTTCTTCTCAAGCAGGCGGCTTATCCCAGACACAGCAGTTAAAACGAAAAATGAAGGCTTATTTCGAAGGAGCAGGTTTAGACGAGGCGATCACGTATTCTCTAACAAGTGAACAGAGGGCTTCCATGCTTGTTAGTGGAGAAATAGCGGCACAAGCGAAGAAACCTGTTAAGCTTTCTATGCCAATGAGTGAAGACCACAGTCATCTAAGGTTAAGTATCTTGCCAGAAATGTTGCAATCACTCGCTTATAATGTGGCAAGAAAACAAAGCGATCTTGCTTATTATGAGATTGGAACTGTTTTTATCAGCGAGGAAGAACAAGTCACGAAACAGCCGAATGAATTATTGCGTGCTTCTGGTGCTTTAACAGGGGAATGGGTCGCTCATCCTTGGCAACAGGAGAAGAAGCCCGTTGACTTCTTTGTTGTTAAAGGAATTGTAGAAGGGCTAGCGGCTCAGTTGGATATACCTCTTACATTTGAGAAAAATAAACTTGACCGGATGCACCCAGGACGGACAGCTCTCATAAAAACTAATGGTACGGTCCTAGGATTCTTAGGTCAAATTCATCCGAAGCTGCAAAAGGAATTAGGCTTGAAAGACACCTATGTATTTGACATTAATGTGAATGAGCTCTTTAAATTGTACACGAAAGAAGAAGCATTCCAAGTGATTCCAAAATATCCTGCAGTTAGCCGGGACATCGCTTTAGTTGTTGATGAAGCAGTGCCTGCAGGTGAGATTGAAGAAACGATTCAATCTGCTGGTTCCCCACTCATTAAAGCCGTTCAAGTCTTTGATGTGTACCAGGGTGAACACCTTGAACCTGGCAAAAAGTCACTGGCCTATAACCTCGTTTATTTAAATCCTGAGCGAACATTGAAGGACAAAGAAGTAGAAGAGGCTCATAACAATATTCTAGATGCAGTAAAACAAACTCACCGAGCTGAACTTCGTGGATAA
- the pheS gene encoding phenylalanine--tRNA ligase subunit alpha, which translates to MKERLQELKQEALSKVEQANDVQALKDIRVEYLGKKGPITEVLRGMGKLSKEERPVIGQLANEVREEIAEAIEFKQTRFEEEELEKQLEAESIDVTLPGRPVQVGGPHLLTSIVEEIENLFIGMGFEIKEGPEVETDYYNFEALNLPKGHPARDMQDSFYVTEELLLRTHTSPVQARTMGLKNGSEPVRMICPGKVYRRDTDDATHSHQFTQIEGLLVDKHVRMSDLKGILDAFAKQMFGAEREIRLRPSFFPFTEPSVEMDISCKMCGGEGCSVCKGTGWIEILGAGMVHPNVLEMAGYDPKEYSGFAFGMGPERIAMLKYGVDDIRNFYINDHRFLKQYHKA; encoded by the coding sequence ATGAAGGAACGTTTGCAGGAATTAAAGCAAGAAGCGTTATCGAAAGTAGAGCAAGCCAATGATGTCCAGGCGCTTAAAGATATTCGTGTCGAGTACTTAGGGAAGAAAGGCCCTATTACTGAAGTATTACGCGGGATGGGGAAGTTATCGAAGGAGGAAAGACCCGTAATCGGGCAACTGGCGAATGAAGTCAGGGAAGAAATTGCTGAGGCAATAGAATTTAAACAAACACGTTTTGAAGAGGAAGAACTAGAGAAACAGCTTGAGGCAGAAAGTATTGATGTAACCTTACCTGGACGTCCTGTGCAAGTCGGCGGCCCTCATTTGTTAACATCTATTGTTGAAGAAATTGAAAATTTGTTTATCGGAATGGGATTTGAAATAAAAGAAGGTCCTGAAGTGGAAACCGATTATTATAATTTTGAAGCCTTAAATTTGCCAAAAGGTCACCCTGCCCGTGATATGCAGGATTCTTTTTACGTTACAGAAGAGCTTCTTCTGCGTACACATACCTCACCTGTTCAGGCCAGAACAATGGGATTGAAAAATGGATCAGAGCCAGTGAGAATGATTTGTCCAGGAAAAGTGTATCGTCGTGATACCGATGATGCGACACATTCCCATCAGTTTACTCAAATTGAGGGATTATTAGTTGATAAGCATGTTCGTATGAGTGACTTAAAAGGAATACTTGATGCTTTTGCTAAGCAAATGTTCGGGGCAGAGCGTGAAATTAGACTCCGTCCAAGCTTTTTCCCATTTACAGAGCCGTCTGTTGAGATGGATATTTCTTGTAAAATGTGTGGAGGAGAAGGCTGCTCCGTTTGTAAAGGTACGGGCTGGATTGAAATTTTAGGAGCGGGAATGGTTCACCCAAACGTACTCGAAATGGCTGGTTATGATCCTAAAGAGTATTCAGGCTTTGCCTTCGGTATGGGCCCTGAACGGATTGCTATGCTGAAGTATGGCGTGGATGATATCCGAAACTTCTATATAAATGACCACCGATTTTTAAAACAATATCATAAAGCGTAA
- a CDS encoding TrmH family RNA methyltransferase has translation MITSVNNSKVKEWKKLHKRKYRDKSGTFLVEGLHLVEEVLKSEWKVLEIIIRDGENFNLELKEQVTIVNKQVFHAVSQTQTPQGIAAIVERKRDHYQPSGLTLLIDSVQDPGNLGTLIRTADAAGFDHVVVGEGSVDPFNEKTIRSTQGSLFHIPVFQGNLESFVDKLKAIGVTVFASALDNATPYKQLTKPDRTALIVGNEGQGIRGELLSSADEKVYIPIYGQAESLNVAIAAAILMYHLKE, from the coding sequence ATGATTACGTCAGTTAATAACTCAAAGGTGAAAGAGTGGAAAAAATTACATAAACGGAAATATAGAGATAAAAGTGGAACGTTTTTAGTGGAAGGTCTTCATTTAGTCGAAGAAGTTCTAAAAAGTGAATGGAAGGTCCTTGAAATTATTATTAGAGATGGAGAAAACTTTAATTTAGAATTAAAGGAACAGGTTACAATTGTAAACAAGCAAGTGTTTCATGCTGTTTCACAAACGCAAACACCACAAGGTATCGCCGCAATCGTTGAGCGTAAAAGGGATCATTATCAACCATCAGGCCTCACATTGCTGATTGACTCTGTTCAAGATCCTGGCAATTTAGGGACACTGATTCGGACGGCAGATGCTGCTGGATTTGATCATGTCGTCGTCGGAGAAGGTTCTGTGGATCCTTTTAATGAAAAAACGATTCGTTCAACGCAAGGATCGTTGTTTCATATTCCTGTTTTTCAAGGAAATCTGGAAAGTTTTGTAGACAAGCTAAAGGCAATAGGAGTGACAGTGTTTGCATCTGCCCTGGATAATGCCACGCCTTATAAGCAACTCACTAAGCCTGATCGTACGGCGCTGATCGTCGGTAATGAGGGCCAGGGAATTAGAGGAGAATTGTTATCCTCTGCTGACGAAAAGGTGTACATACCGATTTATGGTCAGGCAGAATCTTTAAATGTAGCGATTGCTGCGGCTATTTTAATGTATCATCTAAAAGAGTAG
- the sspI gene encoding small acid-soluble spore protein SspI → MDLNLRKAILSNVSGHNTEQLEATIVDAVQNGEEKMLPGLGVLFEMIWKEANEQDKQEMLETLEQSLQNKQA, encoded by the coding sequence ATGGATTTAAACTTAAGAAAAGCAATCCTTTCCAATGTTTCGGGTCACAACACCGAACAGCTTGAAGCAACAATTGTAGACGCTGTTCAAAATGGGGAAGAAAAAATGCTTCCTGGACTTGGTGTTTTATTTGAAATGATTTGGAAAGAAGCCAACGAACAAGATAAACAAGAGATGCTTGAAACTCTTGAGCAAAGCTTACAAAACAAGCAAGCATAG
- a CDS encoding M42 family metallopeptidase, whose translation MAKKDETLVMLQDLTDANGIPGNESEPRDVMKRYITPYADEVYTDNLGSLVAKKTGNKKGPKVMVAGHLDEIGFMVTRIDDNGYIYFQPVGGWWSQVMLAQRVTIMTREGNLTGIIGSKPPHILPADQRKKAVDIKDMFIDIGASSKEEAREFGVVPGDSIVPYFEFTQMKNEKMLLAKAWDNRIGCAIAIEVLKRLKSEKHPNIVYGVGTVQEEVGLRGARTSAHLINPDIAFGVDVGIAGDTPGVSDRDASSKMGEGPQIILYDASMVSHKGVRDFVVETADENAIPYQFDSLAGGGTDSGAIHLSHDGVPALSITVATRYIHSHAAMLHRDDFENAVNLIVEVIKRLDDKKVKEITFN comes from the coding sequence ATGGCTAAAAAAGACGAAACTTTGGTAATGCTTCAAGATTTAACTGATGCAAACGGAATACCAGGGAATGAAAGCGAGCCCCGTGATGTAATGAAAAGGTACATTACTCCCTATGCTGATGAGGTGTACACAGATAATCTCGGAAGCTTAGTTGCTAAAAAGACAGGGAACAAAAAAGGTCCGAAAGTAATGGTTGCCGGTCATCTCGACGAAATAGGCTTCATGGTCACACGTATTGATGACAATGGCTATATTTACTTTCAGCCCGTTGGTGGCTGGTGGAGTCAAGTTATGCTGGCGCAACGAGTGACAATCATGACTCGGGAGGGCAACTTAACTGGGATTATCGGCTCGAAACCTCCACACATTTTACCTGCGGACCAGCGTAAGAAAGCTGTCGACATCAAAGATATGTTTATTGATATCGGCGCCTCCAGCAAGGAAGAAGCGAGGGAATTTGGAGTTGTACCAGGGGATTCCATTGTTCCTTACTTCGAGTTCACGCAAATGAAGAACGAAAAAATGTTACTTGCTAAAGCTTGGGACAACCGAATTGGCTGTGCCATCGCGATTGAAGTATTAAAGCGTTTAAAATCAGAAAAACATCCAAACATTGTATACGGTGTGGGTACAGTTCAAGAAGAAGTGGGTCTTCGAGGGGCACGTACCTCTGCACATTTAATCAACCCTGATATTGCTTTTGGCGTAGATGTAGGGATTGCTGGTGATACACCTGGCGTTTCTGACCGTGATGCTTCAAGTAAAATGGGCGAGGGACCGCAAATTATTTTATATGATGCTTCCATGGTCTCCCATAAAGGAGTTCGGGACTTTGTTGTTGAAACAGCAGATGAAAACGCAATCCCTTATCAATTTGATTCCTTGGCTGGAGGAGGAACAGATTCTGGGGCTATTCATTTAAGCCATGACGGTGTCCCTGCCCTGTCCATTACGGTTGCCACACGTTACATCCATTCACATGCAGCGATGCTCCACCGTGATGACTTCGAAAATGCAGTGAATTTGATTGTAGAAGTGATTAAACGTCTGGATGATAAAAAAGTAAAAGAAATAACGTTTAACTAG
- a CDS encoding dUTP diphosphatase produces the protein MNWEPFYSMQHQLDAHIASAHDLEGVNVVDHKIVALLVEISELANETRCFKFWSTKPASEKDVVLEEYVDGLHFILSLGLDLGFRYQTSPLNEVTNETQAFLSIFTTVENFKRKKDKASYTELFTAFLSLGKILGFQEEELQEAYKRKNEVNFQRQDEGY, from the coding sequence ATGAATTGGGAACCTTTTTATAGTATGCAACATCAACTAGATGCTCATATAGCATCAGCACACGATCTGGAAGGTGTAAATGTCGTAGATCATAAAATAGTAGCACTCCTGGTAGAAATTAGCGAACTTGCAAATGAAACACGCTGTTTTAAATTTTGGAGTACAAAACCGGCGAGCGAGAAAGATGTGGTACTTGAAGAATATGTAGACGGCTTACACTTTATCTTATCCCTTGGACTCGACCTAGGTTTTCGCTATCAGACATCACCACTTAATGAGGTTACAAACGAAACACAAGCTTTTCTATCTATTTTCACAACCGTCGAGAATTTTAAACGTAAAAAAGACAAAGCAAGCTATACTGAGTTGTTTACCGCCTTTTTATCTCTTGGAAAAATACTAGGATTTCAGGAAGAGGAATTACAAGAGGCTTATAAGCGTAAGAACGAAGTGAACTTTCAAAGACAAGATGAAGGATATTAG
- a CDS encoding sigma-w pathway protein ysdB codes for MIIILFRLLLIIAILFIIYTVYKFIINPRRKLDHARNKQEFYFHDTIENTKQNFLITYKGLIFEGEKYLGTTEESFEVVNINISAHHPEKLKGLERHDLYFLEEQVLMRYPYAEIEWKYPINRLNIRPIDE; via the coding sequence ATGATTATTATACTATTTCGGTTACTCTTAATTATAGCTATACTCTTCATTATTTACACAGTCTACAAATTTATTATCAATCCAAGGAGAAAACTTGACCATGCCCGGAATAAACAAGAGTTTTATTTTCATGACACAATTGAAAATACGAAGCAGAATTTTTTAATTACCTATAAAGGGCTAATTTTTGAAGGTGAAAAGTATCTTGGTACAACAGAGGAATCCTTTGAAGTCGTTAATATAAACATTTCCGCCCATCACCCAGAAAAGTTAAAGGGACTTGAGAGACATGACTTATATTTCCTTGAAGAGCAAGTGTTAATGAGATACCCTTATGCCGAGATTGAATGGAAGTATCCGATTAACCGCTTGAATATCCGTCCCATTGATGAGTAA
- a CDS encoding TVP38/TMEM64 family protein has product MAEASTAVLAWIEHQGVWAPLLFIVIHLLRPLLFLPVMLVCITGGLLFGPVAGTAYSVIGTLLSSLLFYRMIRFVPFGLKKMQAMYQKWNKRRSQLTVRQVAILRLIPFIHFHLLSYCLIEMSTDFKDYTKSSLMANFPLAVVYTSVGQWITLLSIPMLLALSGVLAWACYMVRKKYEVMIWQDFFQPS; this is encoded by the coding sequence ATGGCCGAAGCATCAACTGCCGTTCTGGCATGGATAGAACATCAAGGAGTATGGGCACCGCTTTTATTTATCGTTATTCATTTGTTGCGGCCCTTGTTATTTTTGCCGGTAATGCTTGTTTGTATAACAGGTGGTCTGCTGTTCGGACCTGTTGCTGGTACTGCCTATTCAGTGATTGGAACATTATTGTCCAGTTTGCTTTTTTACCGTATGATTCGTTTTGTTCCCTTCGGTCTGAAAAAAATGCAGGCTATGTATCAGAAATGGAATAAGCGAAGATCGCAATTAACGGTGAGGCAGGTTGCCATTCTCAGATTAATTCCTTTTATCCACTTTCATTTGTTATCGTACTGTTTGATTGAAATGAGTACAGATTTTAAAGACTATACAAAATCATCGTTGATGGCTAATTTCCCTTTGGCTGTCGTGTACACTTCAGTGGGACAATGGATTACACTGTTATCTATCCCGATGTTACTGGCATTATCAGGAGTTCTTGCATGGGCATGCTATATGGTAAGGAAAAAATATGAAGTTATGATCTGGCAGGATTTTTTCCAGCCAAGCTAA
- a CDS encoding DUF1294 domain-containing protein, giving the protein MEVIVYVVLGINLFCSIVLFFLVGSDKRKARKGQWRVKEKHLWLFALLGGAIGGQRACTLSDIRQNRPASDSVGPR; this is encoded by the coding sequence GTGGAAGTAATAGTATATGTTGTTTTAGGTATAAACCTTTTCTGCAGTATCGTACTTTTCTTTTTAGTGGGATCGGACAAAAGAAAGGCTAGAAAAGGGCAATGGCGTGTGAAAGAGAAACACTTGTGGTTATTTGCTTTATTAGGGGGAGCTATAGGGGGACAGCGGGCATGCACACTTTCCGACATAAGACAAAACAGACCCGCTTCAGATTCAGTTGGCCCGCGCTAG
- the rplT gene encoding 50S ribosomal protein L20 encodes MPRVKGGTVTRKRRNRVLKLAKGYYGSKHALFKTAKQQVMKSGQYAYRDRRQKKRDFRKLWIARINAAARMNDISYSRLMHGLKLAGVEVNRKMLADLAVNDEKGFSSLASQAKSALK; translated from the coding sequence ATGCCACGAGTTAAAGGTGGAACAGTGACACGTAAACGTCGTAATCGTGTCCTTAAACTAGCAAAAGGTTATTATGGTTCAAAACATGCTCTATTCAAAACTGCAAAACAACAAGTAATGAAATCAGGTCAGTATGCATACCGTGACCGTCGTCAGAAAAAACGTGACTTCCGCAAACTTTGGATTGCGCGTATTAATGCGGCAGCACGTATGAATGATATTTCTTACAGCCGACTTATGCATGGACTTAAGCTTGCGGGTGTAGAAGTAAACCGTAAAATGCTTGCAGACCTTGCCGTCAATGATGAAAAAGGGTTCTCAAGCCTAGCAAGTCAAGCAAAATCAGCTCTTAAATAA